The Bacteroidota bacterium sequence AAATTACTAAACATGGAGGATAAGTTTATTGGAATTATTGAGCTTGATGCAAATTTAGATATTGATGATGTAACGGAAATATTTGTTAGAATTAATGATGCTGGGACTCCCCTTTCACAAGCAGATTTTGCAATGAGTAAAATTGCCTCATACGAACCAACATCAGACCATTTGTTTGGAGTGAATTTAAGAAAGTCTATTGATTATTTTGCTCATCTATCTCAAACACCACATTTTCTTGAAGATATTGGAAGAAACGATAAAGAGTTTAGCCGAACAGAATATTTGCTAAAAATGAAATGGGCCGGGAAGGAATTGGATAATATATATAATCCAAACTATAAGGATATTTTAAGAGTAAGTTTCATTAAGGAATTTAATAGAGGGAAAATTAGCGATCTTGTGAAGCTTTTATCTGGACAAAATTTTAAAACAAGAAATTATGATCAAAAAATACAAGAGAAATCATTCTTGGCTTTAAAAAATGGAGTCCTTGACTTTATAAATGAAAATCATTTTAAGAAATTCCTTATTATTTTACAATCAGCTGGAATTATTGATTCAAAACTTATTAATTCACAGAGCGTTCTAAATTTTGCCTATATTGTCTATTTAAAACTTAGAAAAGATGGAATGGCAAATAATTTAATTGGGAAATATACAAAAAAATGGCTTGTTCTTTCAATTTTGACTGAAAGATATTCAGCCTCACCAGAATCTACGATGGATAAGGATATTAAAGATATTAATAAATATGGAATTAAAAAAGTTATTGCAAAGATTGAAGAGGCGGACATGTCATCAACTTATTGGAATATTGGACTTGTACAAAATTTAAACAGGGCGATAATTTCAAGCCCATTTTTAAGCCTCTTTTTTATAGCACAGATATGCTCTAAGGATAAAGCTTTATTCTCCGAATCGGTTTTAATCGATCAACTCGTTAGCATAAAAGGAGACGTCCATCATATTTTCCCCAAAAATTATCTTCAAAAAGCAGGGTTTGGAATAAGTAAATATAATCAAATTGCAAATTTTGTTTATTTACAACAAGAAGTAAATATAACAATAGGAGATAAACCACCAGGACAATATTTTAGCCGAGCATTAAATCAATGTGATAATAAAACTTTGGATAGTGGAAGTATTGGAGAAATTACAGACAAGAAAAAATTGATAAAAAATTTAGAAATAAATTCTATCCCAACTGATATTTTTGAAATGGATATTACTAATTATGATGAATTTTTAGAAAAAAGACGGAAATTAATGGCAAAGAAAATTGAAAAGTTTTATAAGAGTTTATAGTAATAATTTTCTAATCAGAGAGCAGAAAGCTCCTACTCCTTATCAGGCAATCTATCATCTTTTTTTCTTTGATAATAAGTATTTTTATTTAAACATCTGTTTATAATATTTTCCATGTGCCAATAAGTGTAATTGCCATATCTAAAATAAATCTGTTTTGTTTTGTAAAAATAATCCTCGTATCCGGACTGGTCAATGTAATTAGCAAGCTCTAAGTATAATTTGTTATCAACTTTTTCTTGGACAATATATTCATGGGGCCATGTTTTAGCATAAGTTTTTGCAGGCGTCCAATTAGAATTTTTAATAAATAATTTTAAATTATTGGGGAGTAGTACTCTGTCAAACATCGCCTTTATTTTTTTACTATGAAGAAATATTAAAACCTTTTTGATTGTAGCTATAGTATTGTTGATTACTTTAGTTTCATCCATGCTGAATCTAAAGTGGATTCCATAAGTTGCATATTCTTTTAATCAAAAATACATTATTTATTTCAATAAGTATAGTAAGTTATAATTTAAAATAGCTGAACAGAATTCTTAATTTATAATCTAGAATTTATAATCTAAAATCTCTCAAGACTTGATTAAATGGGTAGAAAGTGGCTTAATGGGGAGGAGAATTGCATGGTTAATTGGTTATCAATGAAAATGCTATAAAGTTTTTATTAAGATTATAATTAAGAGAATAATTCAGGTAGGGTTTTTTGCAAAAATTAATGTGCTTTTTAATTATTTTATATAAATTCAATGAGAGTTAATATCAAGGAAATCAGGAGAATAATTAAATCTGATGTTATTAAGCCTAGAATTGAAGAATATTTACAGAAAAGAAAAAGTGGAGACGAGCAGCAATGGAACGAGGAATATAAATGGGATCCAAAAATATTGCCTGCAACACATAAGGAATTTATCAAGGAAAGAGACATTCTTAAAAAAATTGAAATTCTTCAAAAAAATAATCCAAACGAAGGATCCTTTGTGAGTTATATGGACTTGGACGATCTCAATAAATTTGCTAAGGAAAAAACAAAGCAAGCCACAAAGTTGATGGAAAACTTATTGAATGGAAAAAAGAATATTGCTAAACGCATTGATTATTTTAGGGATGAGACGAAAAAAGTGGATGAAAAAATTAAATTAGGAACACCCTTATTTGGTTACATTATGGCGGTATTCAATTCCAGTAAATATCCAACTTATAAAAATTCAACCTTTATGGCTCTCAAAAAGCTCATTGGAAAAAGACAAGAATGGAGTTCTATGAGTGTTGGCGAGAAATATCAAACATTTACTGACCTGTGCCATGAAATGGGCAAATTGCTGAAGCCAGAACTTGAAACTGTAAATATCAGAGGTATTGAGGTCAAGCCAGGAAGGACTGCTCTGGATGGTCAAGACTTTTTCTATATTCTTGAAGATCGTTATAATAGAGAGAGATATTTCCCCGAACTTGTTAAATTTCTTGAACAAGCCAAGGCAAGCAATCTTACAACAAAGCAATACCGAAAGGATTATATGAATTGTAAAGTGAGGATAAGTTTTGGAAAAGTAAGCTCTGCACAAACACCCTGGATTAGTTTTTTATCCGGTGACAATAAATTACAGAAGGGAATTTATCCAGTCTTTCTTTTTTATAAAAGTATAAATAAATTATTTCTAGCATATGGTATAAGTGAAATAAGTGAACCCGAACAAATTTGGAACATTGTTGGAAAAGAAACAATTGAAGATTATTTTATTGAAAATTTCAACTCGGAGCCAGAGAGATATGGCAGTTCTTATGTTTATAAAGTATACGATGTGAAAAACATTGATAATTTAAATCAAGAACAAATGGAAAATGACTTGAAAAACATAATTAATGAATATAAAAAACAACTTGAAGAAACTCCAAAAATTCAATACTGGACAATTTCTCCGGGGGAAGATGCAAAGCACTGGGAGGAGTTCTATCAAAAAGGGATCATTGGAGTCGGCTGGGATAAAACAAAAGATCTCTTACAATATAAAAATAAAAAAGAAATTCAAAAGGTTGCGAAAAACTTATTTGGATTAAAAACTAATGCCAGCAATACTGCCCAAGCTTGTTTGGATTTTTCTAGAACAATGAGAATTGGGGATATTTTAATTGTCAAAAAGGGAATTCATGAATTGGTCGGCTATGGAAAGGTAACTTCAGATTATATTTATGATGCAAGGAGGAAGACATATAAACACATACGAAATGTGATGTGGATTAAAAAGGGAAATTGGAAGATAGATAAAGAGATTATTCATCCTGCATTAAAAACTTTAACTAACATAACTCCGTATGAAGGTTATGCCCAAGAATTATTGGGCATAATGGACGAAAGTAATATTGATGGAAAAAATTACTGGTGGATTAATGCAAATCCAAAAATTTGGAATTTAACAGAGGCGGAAGTCGGTTCCAAACAAATATATACAAGCCATAATGAGGCCAAGAATCCCAGAAGAATTTATAGTTATTTTAAAGAGGTTAAGCCGGGCGACATTATGTTTGGATATATAACAAGTCCGGACAAACAAATTACTTCAATATGCAAAATAACCAAAGGGTTATATGAGAACAAAGAGGGGGAAGTGATTGAATTTGAAAAAACTGAGACTTTACAAAATCCAATTTTGTGGAATGAATTGAAAAATGAAGAAAGTTTGAAAAATTGCGAACCAATTAAGAACAATCAAGGAAGTTTGTTTAAAATAAGCAAAGAAGAATATGAAACCATTAGATATTTGATTGATGAGAAAAATATTTTCACGAAAGAAAAAATTGAAAAATATATAAAAAAGGATGCTCTAGACAAATTATTTATTTCAGAAAATGAATTTGATAATATAGCCCAAAATATTGAAAGAAACAAAAATATCATTCTGCAAGGCCCTCCCGGAGTTGGCAAAACTTTTCTTGCAAAAAGGTTGGCTTATTATTTGATTGGATACAAAGACGTAAACAAGGTACAATCTATCCAATTTCATCAATCATATTCATATGAAGATTTCATGCAAGGTTACAGGCCCAATGAAAAAGGAAAATTTGATCTTGTTAATGGAATATTTTTCAGATTTTGTCAGAAAGCTAAAAATGATCCAAACAATAAGTATTTCTTCTTGATAGATGAAATAAATAGAGGAAATCTGAGCAAAATTTTTGGTGAATTAATGATGCTTATTGAAAAAGATAAACGGGGTAAAGATTTTGCTATACCTTTAACATATTCCCAAGATGACAGAGAAACATTTTATGTGCCAGAAAATGTTCATTTGATTGGGACTATGAACACAGCTGATAAATCACTTGCGATGGTAGACTATGCTTTGCGAAGAAGATTTAATTTTATTTTTCTGAAACCAAAATTTAATAACAGCTTTAGTTCATTCCTAGAAAATATGGGAGTTAAAAAGATTATTATTAAAGCGATAGTTGAAAAAATAAGCAAACTAAATGAGA is a genomic window containing:
- a CDS encoding DUF262 domain-containing protein, coding for MPNYFVNQRNISALLQNIKDEDIVIPEIQRPFVWESKKVRNLMDSLYQEFPIGYIITWKNPNIRLKNGRMSEGKQVIIDGQQRITALMAAILGREIIDKEYQKKRIRISFNPLKEKFETLTPVIEKNSEWISDISEFFKTRNNIFNFTANFCKKNNFTEKQKIKTQQSLTKLLNMEDKFIGIIELDANLDIDDVTEIFVRINDAGTPLSQADFAMSKIASYEPTSDHLFGVNLRKSIDYFAHLSQTPHFLEDIGRNDKEFSRTEYLLKMKWAGKELDNIYNPNYKDILRVSFIKEFNRGKISDLVKLLSGQNFKTRNYDQKIQEKSFLALKNGVLDFINENHFKKFLIILQSAGIIDSKLINSQSVLNFAYIVYLKLRKDGMANNLIGKYTKKWLVLSILTERYSASPESTMDKDIKDINKYGIKKVIAKIEEADMSSTYWNIGLVQNLNRAIISSPFLSLFFIAQICSKDKALFSESVLIDQLVSIKGDVHHIFPKNYLQKAGFGISKYNQIANFVYLQQEVNITIGDKPPGQYFSRALNQCDNKTLDSGSIGEITDKKKLIKNLEINSIPTDIFEMDITNYDEFLEKRRKLMAKKIEKFYKSL
- a CDS encoding DUF3578 domain-containing protein; amino-acid sequence: MRVNIKEIRRIIKSDVIKPRIEEYLQKRKSGDEQQWNEEYKWDPKILPATHKEFIKERDILKKIEILQKNNPNEGSFVSYMDLDDLNKFAKEKTKQATKLMENLLNGKKNIAKRIDYFRDETKKVDEKIKLGTPLFGYIMAVFNSSKYPTYKNSTFMALKKLIGKRQEWSSMSVGEKYQTFTDLCHEMGKLLKPELETVNIRGIEVKPGRTALDGQDFFYILEDRYNRERYFPELVKFLEQAKASNLTTKQYRKDYMNCKVRISFGKVSSAQTPWISFLSGDNKLQKGIYPVFLFYKSINKLFLAYGISEISEPEQIWNIVGKETIEDYFIENFNSEPERYGSSYVYKVYDVKNIDNLNQEQMENDLKNIINEYKKQLEETPKIQYWTISPGEDAKHWEEFYQKGIIGVGWDKTKDLLQYKNKKEIQKVAKNLFGLKTNASNTAQACLDFSRTMRIGDILIVKKGIHELVGYGKVTSDYIYDARRKTYKHIRNVMWIKKGNWKIDKEIIHPALKTLTNITPYEGYAQELLGIMDESNIDGKNYWWINANPKIWNLTEAEVGSKQIYTSHNEAKNPRRIYSYFKEVKPGDIMFGYITSPDKQITSICKITKGLYENKEGEVIEFEKTETLQNPILWNELKNEESLKNCEPIKNNQGSLFKISKEEYETIRYLIDEKNIFTKEKIEKYIKKDALDKLFISENEFDNIAQNIERNKNIILQGPPGVGKTFLAKRLAYYLIGYKDVNKVQSIQFHQSYSYEDFMQGYRPNEKGKFDLVNGIFFRFCQKAKNDPNNKYFFLIDEINRGNLSKIFGELMMLIEKDKRGKDFAIPLTYSQDDRETFYVPENVHLIGTMNTADKSLAMVDYALRRRFNFIFLKPKFNNSFSSFLENMGVKKIIIKAIVEKISKLNEMIINDDNNLGKGYQIGHSFFCPQRKSKYDEEWFKNIVKYEIEPLLEEYWFDSEKKFNEAKNLLN